The genomic stretch CTTTGTTAGCTGCATAGTTTGCTTTTACTGCATCACCTGGACCTTCCACCCAGCGGCTGTTATGCGCGCCGTATCTTGGTGCAAGCTGATCACCCCATACCGGGAAATCATTCCAGCAATCATCAAAGAATACAAGCTCTACCTTAATATCGTATTTATCCGCTAATGCAAGGAAATCATTCATATTTGCTATGAAGTTATCCTTATCATTTTCCCACAATAGATTGTGCATGAACACACGAACGAAGTTAATTCCGTATGTTTTGGCATAGGAGAGCTCACGATCATTAATCTCATGATCATAACTGCGCCATTGCTCAATTTGGTTAACCACGTTCGTAGGAACGAATACCGCACCTTGCACCCATGACCAATCATAAGACGGTTGAGTAACCTTACCTGTATCCGTAACTTTGATGTTGTCATAGACCGCATCTACGAGGAATGTTCTTAGTCCGATAGCACCTTCTGTATAAGTGCGGTCTACGACACTAACTACAATCTCGCCGTCAATATACACGTCAATATTTCTGCCTTCTGCTACTACTTTCATCTTGTAAACCTTGTTTTGGCTGATTGGATAAGGGATCGATGCTATTCCTGTCCAATCGTTATTGAATTTACCGACAGATACACGCCCATCTATGCCGATGCCAGCATAGTAGCCTTTCAGATTGTCAGTACCAACCGTTGGGTTGCTAACTCTGAATAGGACGCCCGCATTCTGGTCGCCAGTAGCATTACTTATAGAAATATCAGTTTCGTAAGTCAGGTTGCTGTAGTTGGTTCCATCCGCAACCGCTTTGAAGCCAGCACCATCGAGCACCTTATATTTGCCGTCAGTAACACTCCAAGTGCCGCCATAAGTCGTCCAGCCCTGAGCGTTTCCATCATCAAAATTCTCATCAAACGTTTCTGCCTTGAATGTTAAGCTTGTAACCTTAACATTATCGTAAGAAACTTTGTTGTTATCGTTCCAAGCTCTAAGTCCGACTGCGCCTGTTGTATACTCCGTATCCGTAAATTGAACCTCCAATTTGCCGTTTACGAAAATATAGTAAGTCGAGTCGAGACCTACCACTTTCAATTGATTAACTTTATTTGGTAAAACGGCAGCTGTGACCCTTGTAATCTCAGTCCATTTTCCAGCGCCATTATTCGCAGCCGAATTCATTTTACCAACTTCAAGAGATCCGCTCGGAGATATTCCTGCGAAATAGCCGCTCATATTATCCGCGCCATTGCCAGGGTCCGTAACTCTAAATACAAAACCGCTGGTTTGTAGGCTGGCAGATGGATTGATATCCGCTTCCATTACAAACTGCTCAGGAGTTACGTCAAGCATCGCTTTGTCGCCTCTAGCATTTTGAACCTCGTACTTGCCGTTTACTACGGACCAAGCACCTGATTGGACACCTGTGTAAGTAGTCCAACCAACCGAATTACCATCTTCAAAATCATCCGTCAATTCCGCTTCGATTCTAGCGATAGAATAGAAAGCCTCTGCCGTTTCGGAGACCATTTCTCCCGTTTTCTCTGCATACGCTTTAATAAGCGTTGGAGATGTCACGGTGATCGGGGCAGTAAATACCGGTGAAGCGCTGTTAGGCTGACTTCCGTCTGTTGTATAACGGATAACTGCTCCAGGTGTAGCTGATGTCAATGAAACCGCTTGCGATTTAGCATAATTACCAGCAGCAACACTGAATTCAGGTGCGGAAGTCTTATTCTCCGAATACTCTCTAACGACTATATTATCAATTGTCGATGTTCCCCACCAAGTACGGATACCCACCTGTCCGCCAACTGTAATCTGCTGTCCGTCATTGTCGACATAGTCAATTACCGGGGTCGTCATATCGTTTAAGTACATTTGAATGTGATTTCCAACTGCAACGATCTTGACATGTCCTTGATTCACACCGACTGCTTTAGGCGCCACCAATTCTTTCCACACATTTCCATTTCCAGTTACTCTACCGAGTGTAACTTTTTTATCTAGAGTTAATGCTGCATAATAGCCAGTGTATCCGTCAGCAACTCTATCTGATAAATTGTTTACTCTGAAGAGCAAGCCAGTTCCGTCTGAGTTTACCCCGCCGATTTTCAAATCAGCTTCGTAAACCAAATTTTGAAAATAAGTGCTGTCTGCTACTGTTTTAGCACCAGGAGCATTTGTGACATGATACTGCTTCTGTGCATTGACTGACCAAACGCCGCGAAATGCTGCATCTGCTGATTCATAAGTACTCCAGCCAACGGAATCCCCGTCATTGAAGTCTTCATGGAACACATTCAGCGGCGTATCTGCTGTTGACGTAACTTCTGCTGCCGAAATCATTGCTGGCGGTATGAATGAGAACAACATACTAACGCATAGTATGTACGCCAAAGCTTTACGCAGTGATTTTTTCCTGCCTGCTGCTGAGTTTCTCAATGCTTTTTTCCTCCTCTGAAAATATTTGATAGTGTACCATGTTTGAAATAATTCACATGGCATAAGCCTGTTCATGACACTCCTCACGGACTATCCGGTCATGATTTATTCATTATAAAGGATAGTAGTTGGACTAGTATTTATAATAAACTGTCTTTTTATATACTTTTCGGCTATTAAGAAAGACTGCTTATGGATCGCTTCCATAAAGTCAGAACATTACACAAAATAACTGAAAATACTAAATACTTTTTATGGGTTTCATAGTATCTTTTATATGAATTATCTTCCAAGGGGGAAATTGAATGAATATTATTAGCGGGTATAGGCACCAACCCATTAGAAGCAAACTGATTATCGCGTTTATTCTAGTGTTATTATTGATGGGGACGGTAAGCGGGGCGCAGATGTTTGTATTCAACAAATATATAGACAAATACAACTCCATGCTCGTTTCAATTGAAAAGGCGAACGCCTTGACAGGCTCACTCAAATCCGAGTTCGATCCTGAAATCGAAAGAATCGTGAATGGCCGGCAAACCTTCGAGAAAAGCGGACATCACGCGATGGTCACCTACATTGAAGATCAATTAATTGAATTAAAACAAAATGAAAGCGCATCCTCTATCATAGAGAAAATTGATGCTACTAATAAAACGTTGGATTCTCTAAAATCTCAATTGGACAAGCTGAATCAGTTGATTATTGACAAAGCAACGGTCGATGAACAGACAGCTGCGTTCGAAAATATAGTATTGATTTCGAGTCTTGTCGAGTCTGATTTGGATCAGCTTATTCGCGCCAAATTAATCGTCAATTCATCCGAAAAGGACTTGATCACATCGCAGTTTCAACAGAATATTCTCATCTATAGTTCCGTTTTTATTGTTGGCATCATCGTTTCTCTCCTCATCGCATGGAAGATCTCCAGTGAAATCGCGGTACCCATTCGTAAATTAAGTATAAATATTTCACAATTAGCGCAAGGAAACCTTTCGGTAGAGTCTGTCTTCAGCCGCAATCGCGACGAGATCGGAAAATTATGCGACTCATTTAACATGATGTCCGAAACGCTGCGCACAATCATCGACAGAGTACGAGAAACGAATGAGCAAGTTGTCACCTCTTCCCATCAAATGGACGCCGGTCTCCATGAGAACAAGCAAGCCGGTGAAGACATCGCAACCGCTACAATGAAGGTCTCTCAATCTCTATATGAGCATGATGAATATGTTCAATTATCTGTACGAGAATTCGATGAGCTCGTGCGGTTATTCCAAACGATCACGACAAATTCGCACAAAATTAACACAAAAGCATTCGACTCGCTCCATATCGCCGAAGAAGGAAATCAGCATATCGAGAGCTTTATGGAACAATTCGCTAAACTCAAAATGACTGTATCATCTGTCAACCAAGATGCTAAACTGCTCTACCAGCTTTCTAATGAGATGGCCGTGATGCTTCAGAACATTCGCAAAATCTCATCCGAGACTAACATCCTAGCCCTCAATGCATCCATTGAAGCTCAAAGAGCTTCTGAGCATGGACGAGGATTTGCGGTTATAGCAGGCAGAGTCAAGCAGCTCGCTGGCCAAACCGAGAATCTATCTGTGCAAATCGATGAGAAAATGGCTGACGTTCGACGCACCGTACAAACGATTCAAATCCGAATGATAGAAAGCATCGAACAGCTGGAGCTTGGAGAAGAGGTTGCAACGAAGGCTCAGTTAGGCTATCGATCTATCCATGAAGCAAATGTCACCGTACAAGCCGAAATCCAAACGATTACTGAGGAAATGAGCAATGGCGGCGAACGAGTGAATCGAATTCACCATCTCGTGAAAGAAGTGGAAATTCGCGCTGAGCGCATCAAACAGGATATCGATGAAATCTCCTCGATGGAGGAAGAGCAAGTAACAGCGCTTAAGCAGGTGGCGGCCTCATCAGATATTCTAACGAAGCATATTAGCGAGCTTAATGAGACCGTTTCCCTATTTCAAAAATAAAATCGTTTGCTGGCAGTCTAATAAAATGACCAACTCTTGGGGGTTGGTCATTTCTGTTTCAAACGATTTTTTTATGAATTTGGTGAATTCATCCACTTGGTTATGTTGAACCTCAATACGATTGTTATTGTATTTATCTCGGATCACTTGCGTTTCATAAAGCTCGGAAATGAAAAGTCAGAAAATTAAGCAAACAATATTTGATCCAAAAAGCCAAAAGCTCGAGCACCTCTTAAAGGTCATCCTATTAACTTGGTAATTTTTGAATAAATGTACGTTAGTTGCAGTTTTTTAATGCTCACGGTATCTCTTTCTTTTTCCGTCCAGCTGATGTGCGGCTTGGTTTGCGGTTCATTTGTGTAAGCCACATGTCATAGGTATCTCACAGAAACACTTTGAGCCATCGATAAATCTGCAGCAATCTATGCTTCATTCCGGTTTCTTGCTTGATGAGTGTCAGTAAACAATATGAAATGAGCTCCATCCAGACTTGATTCATTACCACATTTTCGCTTGTGCCATAAAACGTTTTAATCTTAATATGCTGCTTCATCCACTTGAAGAAGGTTTCGATGACCCAGCGGCTTCGGTACATTCCACCTACTTTATTGGCCGATAGATCAAAGCGATTCGTGAGTAGAAATAACATATTCCCTTCTGAATATTCCGTTTGCACCATACGCAGGGAATGCTTCATCTGTGATTTGTGTGTTCCAATACGCACCTTTTCATCAAACGAAACCTTGCTGTCCTGCGGTAATTCATACGTAGATAAAGGCTCAATCACGGCGTTCTTCTTCAGACATGTAACGAAGAAGATGTTATACTCACAATAGCGATCATAGGCGGTGTAATCCACGTATCCGTGATCAAACACATAGGTAATTCCTTCTTCATCTATAAGTGCATCCATCTGTGTCTGATCATTGTCTTTGCCACCGTAATGGTGGCTTTGTCTGAACAACGTCATCCTCATTCACGAAAGCGATTCGCGTATGAATCTTACTACCAGACTTTGTCTTGCCGAACGTGGTGGAATCTATAATTTTGAAAGTCCTTCGCAAGATAGAAGAGGAAGATTGGGAGTGAATACGCTCTACCAACGATGCAAAAACCTGTTCCAGCAATGCGGGATCGACTTGATTTTGCTTCCGGCATAGCTGAGCAGCCGAGATCGTTTCCAGCCCAAGCTCCTTCTGAATATCTTCACATAAGACATCATCAGCTATGTCTCGAAGTTCGTCTCGTCCTTGCAGTTCAGCATGAAGAAAGAGTTTGAAGTAAGCTAATGTCGTGAGCTTCTTGATGCACTTATATTGACCAGCATGGGTCACTCGATCTATGAACGTTTTCGTACAAATTGGCGCTAGCCATTTACCAAATGAAGAAAATAGGATATTCTTTTCCATGAGATTGGCCCTTTTTAGTGGATTATGGACAGGAGTTACCTGCCATTCCATTGTAAAAGATCTTTTTTTGTTTGAATCACTTAAATACAGAAAGTTTCGAAAATTCAGAGAGTATTAATGCAACACTAGTGATTAGTTCTTCATTGATAGAGTAATTTGTTAAAACAATTTGTTTGTGCATTTGTTCCAATATGTCAAACGTATCTGTACTTATTTCCCCGTCAAACTCAAAGTACATGATCCACACTCACTTCCATCATTCTTGGGCAACTATGCTATAATAGATATATAACGTTCAAAACGAGGTGAAGCCGATGAAATGGGGAGAGATTACCAATTTGCATCCAGGTCGTTTTGTGCTAGTGGAAGCAATCAAGGCAAGCTCCATAAACCGTGTGCGTCAGTTAGAGAATATGGCAGTCATTCAGGACTACACTAATCCGCAAGAAGCTTGGAGCGGCTATAAGGAGCTGCATAAGCTGCATCCGACACGTGAGTTGTATGTATTCCACACGAGCAGAAGTGATATAGAAGTAGTGGAGGAGTTCTTTTCAGGAGTTCGGCAGCGGACATGAAATTAGGAATCCAGCACGGCTTACCAATCGTTTCCTTGACCATAGCTCAGAATGGTCAGTCCATCGTTTTGCGCATTGATTTTATGATGAGAGCCAAATGCAAGGTGAATTTCGAAACTATGAATATCGAGCTTGAAAATTAGACTAAATGTTGCCAACCGTGATTTCCTGCTCCAATTCCTCCAATGAAAGCCGCAGGTCATTACAACCTTAATATCACCATTACGACTGGCTATTATCTCAGATAACAGCTTTTTCAGAATCAACTGCACCTCATCAAGTGTGTTTCAAACCATATGACATTAGAAATATGGTTGCGGACGATCTTTTCACTAATGAATAATTGCTGTGCAATATCTCTAGTTGTCTTGTCCTATACTAACAGCTCAAATACCTCGCATTCACGATGGGTCAATAAAAACTTGCTCTTATGGTCGCTACCTTTCAATGTTTGTCACCACGTACACAACAATCCGGCTTAACAACAAAACAAGACAGCATATCGCTATGCTGTCCATTGAAGTGCTATGTTAGATTTGTAACTCACCAAGCTTAATAAGCTCGACAACCGCTTGTGAACGACCTTTTACGTTCAACTTTTGCATGACGTTAGAAATATGGTTGCGGACGGTCTTTTCACTGATGAATAATTGTTGTGCAATATCTCTAGTTGTCTTATCCTGTACTAACAGTTCAAATACCTCGCGTTCGCGATTGGTCAATAAAAACTTGCTCTTATGGTCGCTACCTTTCAATGTTTGTCACCCCTCCTTGCGCGGGTTTTTATGGTTTAACAAGGTTAAGGGATACAGTCAACTTATACTATGAAGGGGCGATACCATTGGTGCTGTTACGCGGAGAAAATGGGCACTGCCCACCGCTTACATCTTAGCGTGAATGATTAAGCGATGGGTAGGATCTACGATAGGATCACAGGTAATTAGAGTAAGCAGCTTATCTTTATCGTTGTAATTGAGTACGGATACATCGGTAGGCTCGACTATGGAAACTTTATACACGGTGTAGCTGTAGGTTTCATCCTTTGTCTCTACGACGATTTTATCGCCAACCGCTACTTCTCCCAGCCGGTTAAACAATCTGCCCTTCGCACGCATGCGATGCCCGGCAATGGCCGCATTGCCGACCTGGCCTATCGCTGCTGTTTCTTTCAAATGCGCCGTAGCGGATTTCATGTTTTTCTGAGTTGCACCCTCTACGACAGGCAGCTTAAGCTTTATTTTGTCGATCTTTATGGTAGCGATGGAGGCAATTTTTTGCACAACAGGAGCCGCTGTAGGTGCTTCCGTTGGCGTGCTGACGACCGCTGGCTCCGTGGCAACAGCTTCCTCATAAAAGAGCTCTGTGAGCCGCTCATACTGCTGCTGTGCCTGCTCCTCGGCTGTTTCATCGAAGCTTGCTTCTTCCCACTCCGCCATCAACTTTTCTTGCTTATGACTGTCATACCATTCACTTGCCTTAGGATAAAGTAAAATTAAAATCCCAATGACTACTAAAGTATAAGACCATATTTTCTTCATATTCCCCGCCTTCCGCTAGCTGCTCTCTATCTGCGGCTTGTTTGCTTTAAACACCCATTTTTTACTGCCGTAAAAATTAAGCACAACGGTTACTACCGTCACGATTAGCTTGGCGAGAAGCTCATTTAAGCCCCACCACTGCGTGAGAGCTGCCAGCAGCAGCAGCGTGATGCCGAGCAATATGCCATTCCAAATGACAAACCTTACGCTCGTTTCTAGCTGCTTCGGCTTCGAAACTGCCGGCTCACCTTTGACCTTATTAAAGGTATATCGGCTATTCAGTACAAAGCTATTAAGCATTCCTGCACTATATGCGATAACTTGAGCAATTAAATAATAGGTGCCTATCCAAATTAGCAAAGAAAACATAATAAAATCAATCGCTGTGTTCAATAAACCTACTAAATTAAAAGTAATGAATTGAACAAGCAGCTTCTTGTACGACTCTTTAGGCATGCTCTTTCATCCGATCTAACTCTAATTCATTGGCAGCAGCAAGGTGTTGGCTGCCTTGCTCCTTATACCCCTGAACCTCGCGTACAATATAAAGGGGCCTATTCTTGGACTCATCGTAGATTCTTCCAATATATTCGCCAATAATGCCAAGCAGCATAAGAATGATGCCGTTGAACAGCAGATTAACGGCGACAATCGATGCCCAGCCTGTAATCGTCGTCCCCGTGAACATCCGTTGGAAAATAACGACCAATAGATAAAGGAAGCTTGTTAGAGATAAAGTAAAGCCAATATAGGTTGCAATTTTGAGCGGCTTGTAAGAGAAGGATGTAATGCCGTCGATGGCAAAAGCGATCATTTTCTTTAATGG from Paenibacillus sp. FSL H8-0548 encodes the following:
- a CDS encoding response regulator transcription factor, producing MKGSDHKSKFLLTNREREVFELLVQDKTTRDIAQQLFISEKTVRNHISNVMQKLNVKGRSQAVVELIKLGELQI
- a CDS encoding methyl-accepting chemotaxis protein translates to MNIISGYRHQPIRSKLIIAFILVLLLMGTVSGAQMFVFNKYIDKYNSMLVSIEKANALTGSLKSEFDPEIERIVNGRQTFEKSGHHAMVTYIEDQLIELKQNESASSIIEKIDATNKTLDSLKSQLDKLNQLIIDKATVDEQTAAFENIVLISSLVESDLDQLIRAKLIVNSSEKDLITSQFQQNILIYSSVFIVGIIVSLLIAWKISSEIAVPIRKLSINISQLAQGNLSVESVFSRNRDEIGKLCDSFNMMSETLRTIIDRVRETNEQVVTSSHQMDAGLHENKQAGEDIATATMKVSQSLYEHDEYVQLSVREFDELVRLFQTITTNSHKINTKAFDSLHIAEEGNQHIESFMEQFAKLKMTVSSVNQDAKLLYQLSNEMAVMLQNIRKISSETNILALNASIEAQRASEHGRGFAVIAGRVKQLAGQTENLSVQIDEKMADVRRTVQTIQIRMIESIEQLELGEEVATKAQLGYRSIHEANVTVQAEIQTITEEMSNGGERVNRIHHLVKEVEIRAERIKQDIDEISSMEEEQVTALKQVAASSDILTKHISELNETVSLFQK
- a CDS encoding IS4 family transposase, with protein sequence MFRQSHHYGGKDNDQTQMDALIDEEGITYVFDHGYVDYTAYDRYCEYNIFFVTCLKKNAVIEPLSTYELPQDSKVSFDEKVRIGTHKSQMKHSLRMVQTEYSEGNMLFLLTNRFDLSANKVGGMYRSRWVIETFFKWMKQHIKIKTFYGTSENVVMNQVWMELISYCLLTLIKQETGMKHRLLQIYRWLKVFL
- a CDS encoding GtrA family protein, which translates into the protein MPKESYKKLLVQFITFNLVGLLNTAIDFIMFSLLIWIGTYYLIAQVIAYSAGMLNSFVLNSRYTFNKVKGEPAVSKPKQLETSVRFVIWNGILLGITLLLLAALTQWWGLNELLAKLIVTVVTVVLNFYGSKKWVFKANKPQIESS
- a CDS encoding DUF4372 domain-containing protein; the encoded protein is MEWQVTPVHNPLKRANLMEKNILFSSFGKWLAPICTKTFIDRVTHAGQYKCIKKLTTLAYFKLFLHAELQGRDELRDIADDVLCEDIQKELGLETISAAQLCRKQNQVDPALLEQVFASLVERIHSQSSSSILRRTFKIIDSTTFGKTKSGSKIHTRIAFVNEDDVVQTKPPLRWQRQ
- a CDS encoding class D sortase — translated: MKKIWSYTLVVIGILILLYPKASEWYDSHKQEKLMAEWEEASFDETAEEQAQQQYERLTELFYEEAVATEPAVVSTPTEAPTAAPVVQKIASIATIKIDKIKLKLPVVEGATQKNMKSATAHLKETAAIGQVGNAAIAGHRMRAKGRLFNRLGEVAVGDKIVVETKDETYSYTVYKVSIVEPTDVSVLNYNDKDKLLTLITCDPIVDPTHRLIIHAKM